From Pseudobdellovibrio exovorus JSS, a single genomic window includes:
- a CDS encoding 3'-5' exoribonuclease YhaM family protein codes for MQQHTSIKLLNDKEPITDRVFLVKDKVKGTGKNGRAFLSLLIGDKSGHIDARVWDRVDEISDLFDIGDLISVKGLVQVYQGRKQIIVHKLEKADQNQFKKEDFLLEDVKIDVHALFAEMMSIVSTVQSPPIRQILTDSLQDDEIKELLLKAPAAKSIHHAKRGGLLEHIVSICKMMKLVASHYNYLNEDLLIFGAIFHDIGKVWELEINREQIQYSHKGRLLGHMQLACELIDRKSQRILGFPEDLREILKHIVLSHHGKLEYGSPVRPYIMEAFVVASIDELDSKMDTMFGFIKDERETGDSWSRYSEHFERYFYLQDLKGRWT; via the coding sequence ATGCAACAACACACTTCAATTAAACTTCTAAACGATAAAGAGCCCATTACGGATCGTGTTTTTCTTGTGAAAGACAAAGTCAAAGGCACTGGCAAAAATGGCCGCGCTTTTTTAAGTTTACTGATAGGTGATAAAAGTGGCCATATCGATGCGCGTGTATGGGATCGTGTCGACGAAATTTCGGACTTATTTGATATAGGTGATTTAATTTCTGTAAAAGGTTTGGTGCAAGTATATCAAGGGCGTAAGCAGATTATTGTACACAAACTTGAAAAAGCAGATCAGAACCAATTCAAAAAAGAAGATTTCCTTTTAGAAGATGTTAAAATTGATGTCCACGCGCTATTTGCCGAGATGATGTCGATTGTTTCCACTGTACAATCTCCACCTATACGTCAAATTCTGACGGATAGCTTACAAGATGATGAAATCAAAGAGTTGTTATTAAAGGCTCCCGCTGCGAAATCTATTCACCACGCTAAACGCGGTGGTTTATTAGAGCATATCGTTTCGATCTGTAAGATGATGAAACTAGTCGCCTCGCACTACAACTATCTGAACGAAGATCTATTGATTTTCGGAGCTATTTTTCATGATATTGGTAAAGTTTGGGAGCTCGAAATCAATCGCGAGCAAATTCAGTATTCGCATAAGGGAAGATTACTTGGGCACATGCAACTTGCGTGTGAGTTAATTGATCGTAAATCTCAACGCATTTTGGGCTTTCCAGAAGATCTGCGAGAGATCTTAAAGCACATTGTCTTGTCACATCATGGTAAACTTGAATATGGGTCTCCGGTGCGTCCCTATATTATGGAGGCCTTTGTGGTGGCGTCTATTGATGAGTTGGACTCTAAAATGGACACTATGTTCGGTTTTATTAAGGATGAACGTGAAACGGGTGACTCATGGTCACGTTACAGCGAACACTTTGAGAGGTATTTTTATCTACAAGATCTCAAAGGACGTTGGACGTAA
- a CDS encoding GGDEF domain-containing response regulator, with protein MNIREVAPEFGVFVFSQDADLGSRLKFALGMAKYDVHFFSDFEEMFQRVQSAAPHVIVLDQAALVTPLSEVFQKVLESSSEIRMLCLAESEVLSQLNDYRDYNMVQYFNRAEGVVVDQVCMSVDQTCETLYRLYQNEQLFNTYKGTAGELAYLQEENEKQKMGPQARPFQTRIAEYRAAESKEELVQMFFRQTASQSWAFLKYVSSIQTYISVSSQNMPDEWVEGLSYKIPSSQSDFNDKILLGEYPESFLQYIKAKWGVDTLKVMPLLLKNEIEGLLITPQDISAEVAEDFSLMSLVYNLITLEAQPQNLDVEDPLTGFYNQLFYKRILDKEIDRSKRTFAPISVVKVAIDIFREIEVSHGKAFCDEIIKKVADVIKQTSRLPDYICRTAENEFSLVLINCNRKGAALRADRLRQRLKGESFSKAGFVVTVSQGISEYPSLTKTAESLNDSARKALDFIITKGGDKICIYKAPKDHQPDFQVNT; from the coding sequence ATGAATATCCGTGAAGTAGCACCTGAATTTGGCGTTTTCGTTTTTTCTCAAGATGCAGATTTGGGAAGTCGTCTTAAGTTTGCTCTTGGAATGGCGAAATACGATGTGCATTTTTTCTCGGACTTTGAAGAGATGTTTCAACGTGTACAAAGTGCAGCTCCCCATGTGATTGTTTTGGATCAAGCGGCCTTGGTGACTCCTCTTTCTGAGGTTTTCCAAAAAGTACTCGAGTCGTCTTCTGAAATACGAATGCTTTGTTTAGCTGAGTCAGAAGTGCTATCGCAATTGAATGACTATCGCGATTACAACATGGTTCAGTATTTTAACCGCGCCGAAGGTGTCGTCGTAGATCAAGTTTGTATGTCTGTAGATCAGACCTGTGAAACGCTCTATCGTCTTTACCAAAATGAACAACTGTTCAATACCTATAAAGGCACAGCCGGAGAGCTGGCATACCTGCAAGAAGAAAATGAAAAGCAGAAGATGGGTCCACAGGCTCGACCTTTTCAAACACGCATAGCCGAATATCGTGCTGCTGAAAGCAAAGAAGAACTGGTTCAAATGTTCTTTAGGCAGACAGCTAGTCAGTCATGGGCTTTCTTAAAGTACGTCAGCTCTATTCAGACTTACATTTCTGTTTCAAGTCAGAATATGCCAGACGAGTGGGTTGAAGGCCTGTCTTATAAAATTCCATCCTCTCAATCAGATTTTAACGACAAAATTTTATTGGGTGAATATCCTGAAAGCTTTTTGCAATATATAAAAGCCAAATGGGGTGTGGATACACTGAAAGTTATGCCATTACTTTTAAAGAATGAAATTGAAGGCCTGCTGATCACGCCTCAAGATATTTCTGCAGAGGTAGCGGAAGATTTTTCACTTATGAGTTTGGTGTACAATTTGATCACCCTAGAAGCTCAGCCGCAAAATCTAGATGTGGAAGATCCTTTGACTGGATTTTACAATCAGCTTTTTTATAAAAGAATTTTAGATAAAGAAATCGATAGATCGAAAAGAACATTTGCTCCTATTTCTGTAGTTAAAGTCGCGATTGATATCTTTCGCGAAATTGAAGTCAGTCATGGCAAAGCTTTCTGTGACGAGATCATCAAAAAGGTGGCTGATGTCATTAAACAAACCAGCCGTTTACCAGATTACATTTGTCGAACAGCCGAAAATGAATTTTCTTTGGTGCTGATCAACTGTAATAGAAAAGGCGCAGCTTTGCGTGCAGATCGATTACGTCAGCGCCTAAAAGGCGAAAGTTTTTCTAAGGCGGGTTTTGTTGTAACTGTCAGCCAAGGTATTAGCGAATATCCTTCGTTAACTAAGACAGCAGAAAGTCTAAATGATTCAGCTCGCAAAGCTTTAGATTTTATTATAACTAAAGGCGGAGACAAGATTTGCATTTATAAAGCTCCTAAAGATCACCAACCTGACTTTCAGGTCAATACGTGA
- a CDS encoding PQQ-dependent sugar dehydrogenase, whose protein sequence is MIRNLLLFAFIGSVFSSSLTFAREFVPEKQKVRYEVLTERKDVIWGFDFLKDGRIIFTERGGKIFIFDPKTKRSTQVKGAPQVHARGQGGLLDIRVHPANGKIFLTYSEPANGKSATALAVAFLVGDELKSFKKIYTAHEASTSDIHYGSRIEFDGKGHVFFTVGDRNDRKRVQDLAYSNGKVIRLKEDGSIPEDNPFKKKGQRPEIFAYGIRSPQGLAFRPQTNELWLADMGPRGGDEINIIEAGKNYGWPDITHGREYYGPKIGEGTEKVGVVPSVVYWVPSISPSAIAFYDADVFPAWKGNVFVACLSGQQLRRLKLDGSRVVSQEVLLENVDRFRNVRSGPDGYLYLSTDSGKLGRLLK, encoded by the coding sequence ATGATCCGTAATTTGCTTCTTTTTGCCTTTATAGGCAGTGTATTCAGTTCTTCACTCACATTCGCACGTGAGTTTGTACCCGAAAAACAAAAAGTTCGTTATGAAGTTTTGACTGAACGAAAAGATGTTATCTGGGGATTTGATTTTTTAAAAGATGGGCGGATTATCTTTACCGAACGCGGTGGAAAAATTTTTATTTTTGATCCAAAAACAAAAAGATCGACGCAAGTGAAGGGTGCTCCTCAGGTGCATGCTCGCGGGCAAGGTGGTCTGTTAGATATTCGTGTCCATCCTGCTAACGGAAAAATATTTCTGACATATTCAGAACCGGCGAATGGTAAAAGTGCAACTGCACTTGCTGTCGCTTTTCTAGTAGGTGATGAGTTGAAGAGCTTTAAGAAAATTTACACGGCTCACGAAGCTTCCACTAGTGACATTCATTATGGTTCCCGTATCGAATTTGATGGAAAAGGACATGTGTTTTTTACTGTGGGTGACCGCAACGATCGCAAAAGAGTGCAAGACTTAGCTTACAGTAATGGGAAGGTGATTCGTCTGAAAGAGGACGGCTCTATACCTGAAGACAATCCTTTTAAAAAGAAAGGCCAACGTCCCGAGATATTTGCTTATGGTATTCGTAGTCCACAGGGATTGGCATTTCGTCCTCAAACTAACGAGCTGTGGTTAGCTGACATGGGACCAAGAGGTGGAGATGAAATTAATATCATCGAAGCAGGAAAAAATTATGGCTGGCCTGATATCACTCATGGGCGTGAGTACTATGGACCGAAGATAGGTGAAGGCACAGAAAAAGTAGGAGTTGTTCCTTCGGTTGTTTATTGGGTTCCATCGATTTCACCTTCTGCCATTGCTTTTTACGATGCTGATGTATTCCCTGCATGGAAAGGTAACGTCTTTGTGGCGTGTTTGTCAGGTCAACAGCTACGTCGTCTTAAGCTCGATGGTTCACGTGTTGTTTCGCAAGAAGTGTTGCTAGAAAATGTCGATCGTTTTCGCAACGTTCGTTCCGGCCCCGATGGGTATCTGTATTTGTCTACTGACTCTGGAAAACTAGGTCGCTTGCTCAAGTAA
- the epsC gene encoding serine O-acetyltransferase EpsC, with protein MFELLKAYKKYDPAAKSYLEIFFLYPGPRAIFFHQIAHGLYNIGLYFIARLVADISRTLTGIEVHPGARIGKRLVIDHGVGCVIGETAIIGDDCVIFHGVTLGGVKFDPVKRHPTVGNRVLIGAGAKVLGPITIGDDARIGANAVVLKPVAAGAIIVAPQSVELPAKKNS; from the coding sequence ATGTTTGAATTATTAAAAGCTTACAAAAAGTATGACCCCGCAGCTAAATCCTACCTCGAAATTTTTTTTCTATATCCCGGCCCTCGCGCTATTTTTTTTCATCAGATAGCTCATGGCCTTTACAATATTGGTTTATACTTCATTGCACGTTTAGTTGCGGATATTTCTAGAACATTAACAGGTATTGAGGTTCATCCAGGGGCGCGGATTGGCAAACGCCTTGTGATCGATCATGGGGTTGGATGTGTTATTGGGGAAACGGCTATCATTGGTGATGACTGCGTAATTTTTCATGGTGTGACTTTAGGGGGAGTGAAATTCGATCCTGTTAAACGTCATCCTACTGTGGGCAATCGAGTTTTAATTGGGGCTGGAGCTAAAGTGCTAGGGCCGATCACAATTGGTGATGATGCCCGCATAGGAGCTAATGCGGTGGTTTTAAAACCTGTGGCTGCAGGGGCTATTATCGTAGCTCCACAAAGTGTTGAGTTACCAGCTAAAAAAAATAGTTAA
- a CDS encoding MlaE family ABC transporter permease translates to MSEENVKTTWIQRWAAKIDTTISVVVDSFVSSVREVGLITIFAWQSLRLLFVKPYRYGEVLKHMEFIGNQSVGIITLTSIFTGLALSFQVYLGFKLVNAVDLVGPTVALGISRELGPVLTGLIVAARAGGAMAARLGTMRVNEQMDALDVMGVNTKQYLIAPRLIAAIICMPLLTALFDFMAMFGSWILCTKLVGLDHAVFMSKIAATVEVRHINEGLIKAAIFGLVFAVICTYKGFNTSGGAKGVGEATNRGVVISMVSIIILDYFLMNLIRIFYVMTGIG, encoded by the coding sequence ATGAGTGAAGAAAACGTTAAAACCACTTGGATACAAAGATGGGCTGCAAAAATTGATACAACTATTTCTGTTGTTGTAGATAGTTTTGTTTCGAGTGTGCGTGAAGTTGGACTGATTACGATTTTTGCATGGCAAAGTCTGCGATTGCTATTTGTAAAACCATATCGCTATGGCGAAGTTTTAAAGCACATGGAATTCATCGGAAATCAATCCGTAGGAATTATCACATTAACAAGTATCTTTACCGGTTTGGCGTTATCATTTCAGGTTTACTTAGGATTTAAACTTGTCAATGCGGTGGATCTTGTTGGTCCGACAGTGGCTTTGGGGATTTCACGCGAGTTAGGTCCGGTATTAACGGGTTTGATCGTAGCCGCCCGTGCGGGTGGAGCTATGGCGGCACGTTTGGGAACGATGCGTGTGAATGAACAAATGGATGCGTTAGATGTGATGGGTGTGAATACGAAACAGTATTTGATTGCTCCACGTTTGATAGCGGCGATTATCTGTATGCCGCTGCTCACTGCATTGTTCGATTTCATGGCGATGTTTGGGTCGTGGATTTTGTGTACTAAATTGGTTGGTTTAGATCACGCGGTTTTCATGTCTAAAATCGCAGCGACAGTTGAAGTTCGTCATATTAATGAAGGTTTGATTAAAGCTGCGATCTTCGGATTGGTTTTCGCCGTTATTTGTACCTACAAAGGATTTAATACCTCAGGCGGAGCAAAAGGTGTGGGTGAAGCCACTAACCGCGGAGTCGTGATCAGTATGGTGAGCATCATTATCCTAGATTACTTCTTGATGAATTTAATTCGTATTTTCTACGTGATGACAGGGATTGGTTAA
- the nadB gene encoding L-aspartate oxidase: MKKETDVVIIGSGIAALAQALKISSDKRVLILTKDKVPSTNSSMAQGGIAAVVDKGDSFSSHIDDTLTAGAGLCRAEAVRNFVEQAPDRIQELLDWGVNFDTELTREGGHSVRRILHHEDQTGAEIHSKLWQQVKQRSNISILENHFAIDLLVNKKIEQSLVGPTGIVGAYVLDKTSGEVKIIKSTATILATGGAGKVYLYTSNWSGATGDGIAMAYRAGARVSNLEFMQFHPTCLYHKDSRNFLISEALRGEGGELINSQGEAFMKKHHHMGSLAPRDIVARGIDAEMKKSGEACVYLDMTHKPVEFLKSHFPHIYNKCLEYGIDMATQPIPVVPAAHYLCGGVVTDIYGKTDLQGLFAIGETACTGFHGANRLASNSLLECLTMAHNCALHLQENWAELEAATQLVPEPQPWERPEETDSDEMIVISHMWEEIRRLMWNYVGIVRSTKRLQRAQHRLKNIKTEVKEYYSNMKVHADIIELRNIAIVADLTVECALRRHESRGIHFSLDYPKTEDQSRDTIL; the protein is encoded by the coding sequence ATGAAAAAAGAAACTGATGTTGTCATTATAGGCTCTGGCATCGCGGCGCTGGCTCAGGCTCTGAAGATCTCTTCAGACAAACGCGTTCTTATTTTAACAAAAGACAAAGTTCCATCGACAAATAGCTCTATGGCTCAGGGTGGAATCGCTGCCGTTGTAGACAAAGGCGATAGTTTTTCTAGCCATATTGATGACACCTTAACCGCCGGAGCTGGACTCTGCCGCGCTGAAGCGGTGCGCAATTTCGTAGAACAAGCTCCCGACCGCATCCAAGAGCTTCTGGACTGGGGAGTTAACTTCGACACGGAACTTACACGTGAAGGCGGCCACTCAGTTCGCCGCATTTTACATCACGAAGATCAAACCGGAGCCGAAATCCACTCTAAACTTTGGCAGCAGGTTAAACAGCGTTCGAATATCAGTATTTTAGAAAATCACTTTGCCATTGATTTGCTTGTGAACAAAAAAATTGAACAATCCTTAGTTGGCCCTACCGGCATTGTGGGAGCCTACGTTCTAGATAAAACGAGCGGCGAAGTTAAAATTATCAAATCCACGGCCACAATCCTTGCCACCGGAGGCGCGGGTAAAGTCTATCTTTACACGTCCAATTGGAGCGGCGCCACTGGGGACGGAATCGCAATGGCTTATCGCGCGGGAGCCCGCGTTTCTAATTTAGAATTCATGCAGTTTCATCCCACATGTCTTTACCATAAGGACTCACGTAACTTTTTGATCAGTGAAGCTCTGCGCGGCGAAGGCGGCGAGCTGATTAACTCTCAAGGTGAAGCCTTTATGAAAAAGCATCACCACATGGGCTCACTGGCACCAAGGGACATTGTCGCTCGCGGTATAGATGCTGAAATGAAAAAATCAGGTGAGGCCTGCGTTTACCTTGATATGACTCATAAACCGGTAGAGTTTTTAAAATCTCACTTCCCTCATATCTACAACAAATGCCTTGAGTATGGCATTGATATGGCCACGCAACCTATACCTGTAGTTCCCGCCGCCCACTATCTCTGCGGCGGAGTTGTCACGGACATCTATGGAAAAACTGATCTTCAAGGACTTTTTGCTATCGGTGAAACCGCGTGTACAGGGTTTCATGGAGCCAATCGTCTTGCCTCGAATTCACTGCTAGAATGCCTTACCATGGCCCATAACTGCGCTCTTCATTTACAAGAAAACTGGGCAGAATTAGAAGCGGCCACGCAACTGGTTCCCGAGCCTCAACCATGGGAGCGGCCAGAAGAAACTGACTCTGATGAAATGATCGTGATCTCGCACATGTGGGAAGAAATTCGCCGCTTGATGTGGAACTATGTCGGTATCGTGCGCTCTACAAAGCGTCTGCAACGCGCCCAACATCGCTTAAAAAATATCAAAACTGAAGTAAAAGAGTATTACTCCAACATGAAGGTTCACGCCGACATTATCGAGCTTCGCAATATCGCTATTGTTGCAGATTTGACAGTCGAGTGCGCTCTGCGCAGACACGAGTCAAGAGGCATCCACTTTTCTTTAGATTATCCAAAGACCGAAGACCAGAGTCGAGATACCATTCTGTAA
- the alr gene encoding alanine racemase, which yields MEMFRRTYADINLENLIFNWNQIKKIAADDRFICPMIKANAYGHGDVQIGKTLEKEGANVLGVCLIEEGLLLRASGIKTDILVFRGFDKRGAEKIMEYQLTPVVSSWQQIQHLEAVADEPMKIHLKFNTGMSRLGFAPSEAEKLRQYFSNSKKLKLKAVLTHFTSGEDAASALGQSARQTQVFSQVFDYFKDMDVYAHLLNTGGIVGLAQLQSGPQIENPNKLLLQQKWGFRPGLMLYGYTGNELQGPAEFRAVMSLKSVVNNMRRLEVGDSVSYGSTWVAQRPSYIAVVPIGYADGIHRLVSNRGYALLNGERVPIVGRVCMDFLMLDATDVVEKTTPEQWVEEEVILFGYDDKNNFLSATEQALHTNTIVWETLTSVGERVPRHFRGLKKT from the coding sequence ATGGAGATGTTCAGACGGACCTATGCCGACATTAATCTTGAGAATCTGATCTTTAATTGGAACCAGATTAAAAAGATTGCGGCAGATGATCGATTTATATGTCCTATGATTAAGGCCAATGCCTATGGCCATGGGGACGTTCAAATCGGTAAAACCCTTGAAAAAGAAGGGGCTAATGTCTTAGGTGTTTGTCTGATTGAAGAAGGCCTTTTATTAAGAGCTTCTGGTATTAAAACAGATATTTTAGTTTTTCGTGGCTTTGATAAGCGTGGTGCTGAAAAAATTATGGAGTATCAACTGACTCCTGTCGTGAGTTCGTGGCAACAAATTCAACATCTAGAAGCGGTAGCCGACGAGCCTATGAAAATTCATCTGAAGTTCAATACGGGGATGAGTCGTTTAGGGTTTGCTCCAAGCGAGGCCGAAAAGCTTCGTCAGTATTTTTCAAATTCTAAAAAGTTGAAACTTAAAGCGGTACTAACTCATTTTACCTCTGGTGAAGATGCGGCGTCCGCTTTAGGACAGTCTGCTCGTCAAACTCAAGTTTTTTCACAGGTGTTTGATTACTTCAAAGATATGGATGTGTACGCACATCTTTTGAATACGGGTGGTATAGTCGGCCTTGCACAGTTGCAAAGTGGTCCTCAGATTGAAAATCCTAATAAGTTATTACTGCAACAGAAGTGGGGATTTCGCCCGGGTCTTATGTTGTATGGCTACACAGGAAATGAATTACAGGGGCCAGCAGAGTTTCGGGCTGTGATGTCTTTGAAAAGCGTTGTGAATAATATGCGACGTCTTGAAGTAGGTGATTCGGTATCCTATGGCTCTACATGGGTAGCTCAGCGGCCATCGTATATAGCTGTTGTTCCCATTGGTTATGCGGATGGGATTCATCGTTTAGTTTCAAATCGGGGATATGCCCTATTGAACGGAGAACGCGTTCCTATCGTGGGACGTGTTTGTATGGATTTTTTAATGTTAGATGCGACGGATGTTGTGGAAAAAACAACTCCGGAACAATGGGTTGAAGAGGAAGTTATTCTTTTTGGTTACGATGATAAGAACAACTTTTTGTCGGCAACGGAACAGGCGCTGCATACAAATACCATTGTGTGGGAAACGCTGACGTCTGTCGGAGAGCGCGTGCCAAGACACTTTAGAGGATTGAAAAAAACATGA
- a CDS encoding MlaD family protein: MSFLKSPEFKVGLLVVLIGGLIAFMSMQVSDDPSYLGRSKKAWFLLPSAQGLVKGSAIKSAGIPVGVIKDIRLQDGQARIDVTVKSDVSLTRSAAVAMKANGILGDKSVEIFPGNVGDPELEDGGQILNVKSGGGLDDVMGQITELAGSLKEVSKNLQEAVSENGTDKHVLGRIVLNIEKLTADLSQMTGENKEQISQIIAEVGSITSTLDELINDESEQGFKSTWKHTMSRLDNSMKNIEEITTKINNGQGTIGKLISDEQTAEDVSSAIEGLSGLVGAAERIETGVDFNGYYLSEAKGTRTSVGITIQPGLDRYYYVGVVTDPAGVVETTEYNITPGGGGGNSYTETKTFKSKSTFTVYFAKNFFDWTLRAGLFENTGGFGIDYHMLGRNLKAGMDFYDFEKLQMRATLNYRLFYGLYLTAGYNDILDKKGAQSNFFGAGIYLTNDDLKLLLTRAPF; encoded by the coding sequence GTGAGTTTTTTAAAATCGCCAGAGTTTAAAGTTGGACTATTAGTAGTTCTGATCGGCGGCTTGATCGCCTTTATGTCTATGCAAGTAAGCGATGATCCAAGTTATTTGGGTCGCTCTAAAAAAGCATGGTTTCTTTTACCAAGTGCCCAAGGATTAGTTAAAGGCTCTGCCATTAAATCCGCTGGTATTCCAGTAGGTGTCATTAAAGATATTCGTTTGCAGGATGGTCAGGCTCGTATCGATGTCACTGTTAAATCCGATGTCAGCTTAACTCGTTCTGCTGCGGTGGCGATGAAGGCGAACGGGATCTTGGGTGATAAAAGTGTCGAAATTTTCCCCGGTAATGTGGGTGATCCGGAACTGGAAGATGGCGGTCAAATCCTGAATGTTAAATCAGGCGGTGGCCTTGATGATGTCATGGGGCAAATCACTGAATTGGCCGGATCATTAAAAGAAGTCTCTAAGAATCTACAAGAGGCCGTTTCTGAAAATGGTACGGATAAACATGTCTTAGGCCGTATCGTCTTGAATATTGAAAAGTTAACGGCTGATTTATCTCAGATGACTGGTGAAAATAAAGAACAAATCAGTCAGATCATCGCCGAGGTGGGTAGCATCACCTCTACATTAGATGAATTGATCAATGATGAAAGCGAACAGGGCTTTAAATCTACGTGGAAGCACACGATGTCCCGCTTAGATAATTCGATGAAAAACATCGAAGAAATCACAACTAAAATTAATAATGGTCAAGGTACGATTGGTAAGTTGATTTCAGACGAACAAACAGCTGAAGATGTATCTTCAGCGATTGAAGGTTTAAGTGGTCTGGTGGGAGCGGCTGAGCGTATCGAAACTGGCGTAGACTTTAACGGATACTATTTAAGTGAAGCTAAAGGAACTCGTACAAGCGTAGGTATCACGATTCAACCAGGTCTGGATCGCTACTACTATGTTGGTGTAGTAACGGATCCTGCGGGAGTTGTGGAAACAACAGAGTACAATATCACTCCGGGTGGTGGCGGTGGGAACTCGTACACCGAAACTAAAACATTTAAAAGCAAATCGACATTCACGGTTTATTTTGCCAAAAACTTTTTCGATTGGACTCTTAGAGCAGGTCTTTTTGAAAATACAGGTGGATTTGGTATCGATTATCACATGCTAGGTCGCAACTTAAAAGCGGGCATGGATTTCTATGATTTTGAAAAATTACAAATGCGTGCCACTTTGAACTATCGTCTGTTTTATGGGCTTTATCTGACAGCGGGATACAACGATATCTTGGATAAAAAAGGTGCTCAGTCGAACTTCTTCGGAGCGGGTATTTACTTAACGAATGATGATTTGAAACTCTTGTTAACCCGAGCGCCTTTTTAG
- a CDS encoding alpha/beta hydrolase, whose amino-acid sequence MYKRSESFFNGYDGCKLFLQKWITDNAKGTVFITHGQAEHSDCYQRLINALEGQGWNFIGWDLRGHGKSEGIRGYAKDFDEYVLDFNIFLEHGLKLPEVQGKPVVLLAHSMGGLIQTCALTEKTSYSADAQILSSPLFGVAVEVPEWKDKGAGFVKALVPKLTLGNEIKTEQLTRDIDIMREYEQDTYRHNRISAGVYLGFKREFNRILSRATDIRIPTLMHISDNDPVVSSESALKFFDAIACENKTLKIFEGGKHELYNDTIRVDVYRVVIDFLKQFEKA is encoded by the coding sequence ATGTATAAACGTTCTGAATCATTTTTTAATGGCTATGATGGCTGTAAGCTTTTTTTGCAAAAGTGGATCACCGACAACGCAAAAGGCACTGTGTTTATTACACATGGACAAGCGGAACACTCAGATTGCTACCAACGCTTAATCAATGCTCTTGAGGGACAGGGTTGGAATTTCATCGGATGGGACCTTCGCGGCCACGGTAAATCTGAAGGCATTCGCGGTTACGCAAAAGACTTCGATGAATATGTTCTGGATTTCAATATTTTCCTAGAACACGGCTTAAAACTGCCGGAAGTTCAGGGAAAACCTGTAGTTCTTTTGGCCCACTCGATGGGTGGCCTGATTCAAACCTGTGCTTTGACAGAAAAAACCAGCTATAGCGCCGACGCGCAGATTTTGAGTTCTCCACTTTTCGGCGTAGCCGTCGAAGTTCCTGAATGGAAAGACAAAGGCGCTGGTTTCGTAAAAGCTCTAGTTCCTAAACTCACCTTAGGTAATGAGATCAAAACTGAACAGCTGACCCGCGATATAGATATTATGCGCGAATATGAACAGGACACGTACAGACACAATCGTATTTCAGCTGGGGTCTATCTTGGTTTTAAACGCGAATTTAATCGCATCTTAAGCCGTGCAACTGATATCCGTATCCCAACATTGATGCACATATCAGACAATGATCCAGTTGTTTCCAGCGAAAGTGCATTGAAGTTTTTTGATGCGATTGCCTGTGAAAACAAAACTCTTAAAATATTTGAAGGCGGAAAGCATGAACTTTATAACGACACGATTCGCGTCGATGTCTATAGAGTCGTCATCGATTTCCTGAAACAATTCGAGAAAGCTTAG
- a CDS encoding ABC transporter ATP-binding protein yields the protein MSTAKEYAVVLDDVKKSFDGHEFILKGIDLKIPKGSLTSIIGFSGTGKSVMLKHMLGLYRPTSGHVSILGTDLNSLDNDALTAFRCNYGVLFQSAALFDDMTVLENVCFPLEEHRRHLSKEQVLKIAQEKLTMVGLDPKHNHKLPSQISGGMQKRTGLARALALDPEILIYDEPTTGLDPILTEMVDNLILETHQARPGTTSIMVSHDLKAAFRIADYIVMLDAGKVLLSGTADDFYKSDNELVRRFVDKGIKH from the coding sequence ATGAGCACAGCAAAAGAATACGCCGTAGTTCTAGATGATGTAAAAAAGAGTTTCGATGGACATGAGTTCATCCTAAAAGGTATTGATTTAAAAATTCCTAAAGGGAGTTTGACTTCTATTATTGGTTTCTCTGGTACGGGTAAAAGTGTGATGTTGAAGCACATGTTAGGATTGTATCGCCCGACCTCTGGTCATGTGTCGATTCTAGGGACTGATTTGAACTCTTTAGATAATGATGCCTTGACTGCATTTCGTTGTAACTATGGAGTGCTTTTCCAAAGTGCCGCACTTTTCGATGATATGACTGTATTAGAAAACGTATGCTTCCCCTTAGAAGAGCATCGTCGCCATCTTTCAAAAGAGCAGGTTTTAAAGATAGCCCAAGAAAAATTAACGATGGTGGGGTTAGATCCGAAACATAATCATAAACTACCAAGTCAGATCTCGGGTGGTATGCAGAAGCGTACTGGTCTAGCTCGTGCGCTCGCCCTTGATCCAGAAATCCTGATCTATGATGAACCGACGACAGGATTAGATCCCATTCTGACGGAAATGGTAGATAATTTAATCCTAGAAACGCACCAGGCTCGTCCTGGAACTACATCTATAATGGTATCCCACGATTTGAAAGCTGCCTTTCGAATCGCGGACTATATTGTGATGTTGGATGCGGGGAAGGTTCTTTTATCAGGAACGGCAGATGATTTTTATAAATCGGATAACGAGTTGGTTAGAAGATTTGTTGATAAAGGAATAAAACACTGA